A portion of the uncultured Draconibacterium sp. genome contains these proteins:
- a CDS encoding GNAT family N-acetyltransferase — protein sequence MEIRRVKKSDNKHLADLIRAAFVEYDAPRKGTVFSDPTTDNLYELFQNKKSILWVAENGGEILGCCGIYPTEGLPNGCAELVKFYLLAKARGNGLGTKLMKLSIESAKELGYSEVYIETLPEFDNAVGMYERAGFEKLEKPLGDSGHTGCDIWMIKKL from the coding sequence ATGGAGATTCGAAGAGTAAAGAAATCAGATAATAAACACTTGGCCGATTTAATAAGAGCGGCTTTTGTGGAATATGATGCGCCGCGAAAAGGAACCGTTTTTTCTGACCCGACTACCGATAATTTGTATGAACTGTTTCAGAATAAAAAATCGATTCTGTGGGTAGCCGAAAATGGTGGAGAGATTTTAGGTTGTTGCGGCATTTATCCTACCGAAGGATTACCAAATGGCTGTGCCGAGTTGGTAAAATTTTATCTTTTGGCAAAAGCCCGGGGAAATGGCTTGGGAACTAAATTGATGAAACTGAGTATCGAGTCGGCAAAAGAACTGGGGTATTCTGAGGTTTATATTGAAACCCTACCCGAATTTGATAATGCAGTGGGAATGTACGAACGTGCAGGATTTGAAAAGCTGGAAAAGCCCCTGGGAGACTCGGGACATACCGGGTGTGATATTTGGATGATCAAAAAACTTTGA
- a CDS encoding phosphoribosylanthranilate isomerase yields the protein MTNNLKIKVCGMKFTQNREQVEALAVDLLGYIFYGPSKRFVGDTPDAGLFQSDKPKVGVFVNENAFEILGLAKNFGFEYIQLHGKENPKTCGILKSQGLCVLKAFPMDDDFKFATTEAFDGHVDYFLFDTKTKQHGGSGKKFNWQILENYTGNTPFFLSGGIGPDDAAEIKELNHPMLAGVDLNSGFEDEPGLKNIEKLKQFIAQLKAE from the coding sequence ATGACAAACAACCTAAAAATAAAAGTTTGCGGGATGAAATTCACCCAAAATCGTGAGCAGGTGGAAGCGCTTGCGGTGGATCTGCTGGGCTACATTTTTTACGGCCCTTCAAAACGATTTGTTGGTGACACTCCCGATGCCGGACTCTTTCAATCTGACAAACCCAAAGTGGGTGTTTTTGTGAACGAGAATGCATTTGAAATTCTGGGTCTTGCAAAAAACTTCGGTTTCGAGTACATTCAGTTACACGGCAAAGAAAATCCTAAAACCTGTGGAATATTAAAAAGCCAGGGGTTGTGTGTATTAAAAGCCTTCCCTATGGATGATGATTTTAAATTTGCTACAACAGAAGCTTTTGATGGCCATGTGGATTATTTTCTATTCGACACCAAAACCAAACAACATGGTGGTTCGGGCAAAAAGTTCAACTGGCAGATCCTGGAAAACTACACCGGAAATACTCCCTTTTTTCTGAGTGGAGGAATTGGACCTGACGATGCAGCAGAAATTAAAGAACTAAATCATCCAATGCTTGCAGGAGTTGACCTAAATAGTGGTTTTGAAGATGAACCGGGATTAAAAAACATTGAAAAACTAAAACAATTTATTGCGCAATTAAAGGCAGAATAA
- a CDS encoding anthranilate synthase component I family protein, with protein MEKLNFKPVVRKILADTVTPVSVYLRLRTLYPKSILLESSDYHGVENAYSFIAFNPIANFTVASGETTIDLPGREQEKFTLSPEKKLHDELDNFFKTFNVDSDEIELPANGLFGYLNFDAIQHFESIRFSSAKTEGYQTPEVNYSFYKYIVAIDHHKNQIHIVENLLEGEESQMDYVHHLLVNLNFSTASFDVRGEEKSNITDEEYMHMVTKGKEHCFRGDVFQIVLSRQFSQEFIGDDFNVYRALRSINPSPYLFYFDYGTYSIFGSSPEAEIRIKDNKAYIHPIAGTFKRTGNDDQDRELAEKLSKDPKENAEHVMLVDLARNDLSRNADNVIVETYREVQFFSHVIHLVSQVSGEITDDTNLIKVLGETFPAGTLSGAPKYKAMELIDKYENQNRGYYGGCIGYLGFDNSVNHAIMIRSFLSKDKKLYYQAGAGIVADSQEESELQEVNNKLAALKNAIEMAKGIN; from the coding sequence ATGGAAAAACTTAATTTTAAACCGGTCGTACGAAAAATACTTGCCGATACCGTAACTCCGGTAAGCGTTTATTTACGATTGCGCACGCTTTATCCAAAGTCGATATTGCTGGAAAGCTCCGATTACCACGGAGTTGAAAATGCCTACTCCTTTATTGCTTTTAACCCAATCGCCAATTTTACGGTGGCAAGCGGCGAAACAACCATCGATTTACCGGGCCGGGAACAGGAAAAATTCACTCTATCGCCCGAAAAGAAATTACACGATGAACTCGACAATTTCTTTAAAACCTTTAATGTTGATTCGGATGAGATAGAATTGCCGGCCAACGGTTTATTTGGCTACCTGAACTTCGATGCCATTCAACATTTTGAAAGCATCCGTTTTTCATCGGCAAAAACAGAAGGCTATCAAACCCCGGAAGTTAACTACAGTTTTTATAAGTACATAGTTGCAATCGATCACCACAAAAACCAAATTCACATTGTAGAAAACCTGTTGGAAGGCGAAGAGTCGCAAATGGATTACGTTCATCATTTGTTGGTGAACCTGAACTTTTCAACCGCCAGTTTCGATGTTCGTGGCGAGGAGAAATCGAATATCACCGACGAAGAATACATGCACATGGTAACCAAAGGGAAAGAGCACTGCTTCCGTGGCGATGTATTCCAAATCGTGTTGAGCCGTCAGTTCTCGCAGGAATTTATTGGCGACGATTTTAATGTATACCGTGCCCTTCGTTCGATAAATCCATCGCCTTATCTTTTCTATTTTGATTATGGAACTTACAGTATTTTCGGATCGAGTCCGGAAGCTGAAATCAGGATAAAAGACAACAAAGCTTACATTCATCCGATTGCCGGAACTTTTAAACGAACCGGGAATGATGACCAGGATCGTGAGTTGGCTGAAAAGCTTAGCAAAGATCCTAAAGAAAATGCCGAGCACGTAATGTTGGTAGATCTTGCCCGTAACGACCTGAGTAGAAACGCCGACAATGTAATTGTAGAAACTTACCGCGAGGTGCAATTCTTCTCGCACGTTATTCACTTGGTTTCGCAGGTTTCGGGAGAAATTACTGACGATACCAACCTGATAAAAGTGTTGGGAGAAACCTTCCCGGCCGGAACACTTTCGGGAGCACCAAAGTATAAAGCCATGGAACTGATTGACAAATACGAAAACCAAAACCGTGGGTATTACGGTGGTTGTATTGGCTACCTGGGTTTCGACAATTCGGTTAACCATGCAATCATGATCCGCTCGTTTTTGAGTAAAGACAAAAAACTATACTACCAGGCAGGTGCCGGAATTGTTGCCGACTCGCAAGAAGAGAGCGAACTGCAGGAAGTGAATAACAAACTGGCTGCATTGAAAAATGCCATTGAAATGGCTAAAGGAATCAACTAA
- a CDS encoding aminodeoxychorismate/anthranilate synthase component II encodes MKILVIDNYDSFTYNLVHAIKKISGQPVDVFRNDQIALEEIDKYDKIVLSPGPGIPEEAGLLLDIIKAYAPKKSMLGVCLGHQAIGEAFGGKLHNMNRVLHGIATPVKQTGIKAQLFEGLPESFDVGRYHSWIVQDEQLPECFEVTSYDEDGLVMSMQHKEYDVQSVQFHPESVLTPLGEKMIENWLYPNKK; translated from the coding sequence ATGAAAATACTAGTTATAGATAATTACGACTCATTTACCTACAACCTGGTGCATGCCATCAAAAAGATTTCCGGCCAGCCGGTTGATGTGTTTCGCAACGACCAGATTGCATTGGAAGAGATTGATAAATACGACAAGATCGTTCTTTCTCCGGGTCCCGGAATTCCTGAAGAGGCAGGCCTTTTGCTCGATATTATTAAAGCCTACGCGCCAAAGAAAAGTATGCTCGGTGTTTGTTTGGGGCATCAGGCAATTGGTGAAGCGTTTGGCGGAAAATTACACAACATGAACCGCGTTTTACACGGAATTGCCACACCCGTAAAACAAACAGGAATTAAAGCGCAGTTATTTGAAGGCCTACCTGAATCATTCGACGTGGGACGCTACCACTCATGGATCGTGCAGGATGAACAATTACCCGAATGTTTTGAGGTTACCAGTTACGATGAAGATGGTCTGGTAATGTCGATGCAGCACAAAGAATACGATGTGCAGAGTGTGCAGTTCCATCCGGAATCGGTACTTACTCCGCTGGGTGAAAAAATGATCGAGAACTGGTTGTATCCAAACAAAAAGTAA
- the trpB gene encoding tryptophan synthase subunit beta has product MKYQVNEKGYYGEFGGAWIPEMMFTNIDELKRRYLEIIESEAFKKEFDQLLKDYVGRPSPLYYASRLSEHYGSKIYLKREDLNHTGSHKLNNTIGQILLAQQLGKTRIIAETGAGQHGVATATVCALKGIKCIVYMGALDVSRQAPNVKKMKMLGAEVIPVHSGNKTLKDATNEAMRDWINNPEDTHYIIGSVVGPHPYPDMVARFQSVISAEMKKQLQEQTGSEFPTRILACVGGGSNAAGAFYHYLDDEQVELIGVEAAGKGVDTEETAATLTVGTPGVLHSSRTVLMQNDDGQITEPYSISAGLDYPGIGPLHAHLFKTGRAKFLAATDEEVLKAVLLLTQKEGIIPALESAHALAALEKIKMNPDDVNVINLSGSGNKDMETYLNYFGY; this is encoded by the coding sequence ATGAAGTATCAAGTAAACGAAAAAGGATATTACGGCGAATTTGGCGGGGCATGGATACCCGAAATGATGTTCACGAATATTGATGAGCTCAAGCGCCGTTACCTGGAAATTATAGAATCAGAAGCATTCAAAAAAGAATTCGATCAACTGTTAAAAGATTATGTGGGGCGTCCATCGCCACTATACTATGCCAGCCGGCTTTCAGAGCATTACGGCAGCAAAATATACCTGAAACGCGAGGATTTGAACCACACCGGTTCACACAAGCTAAATAATACCATCGGACAAATTCTGTTGGCTCAGCAGCTGGGAAAAACACGCATTATTGCCGAAACCGGTGCCGGCCAACACGGGGTGGCAACAGCAACGGTTTGCGCCTTGAAAGGAATTAAATGTATCGTTTATATGGGCGCTTTGGATGTTTCGCGCCAGGCACCCAACGTAAAAAAGATGAAGATGCTCGGCGCCGAAGTAATTCCGGTACACAGTGGCAATAAAACGTTGAAAGACGCTACCAACGAAGCCATGCGCGACTGGATCAACAATCCGGAAGACACGCACTACATTATTGGCTCGGTAGTGGGGCCACACCCCTACCCTGATATGGTTGCACGTTTCCAATCGGTTATCAGTGCCGAAATGAAAAAACAATTGCAGGAACAAACGGGCTCTGAATTTCCAACACGTATTTTGGCGTGTGTGGGTGGAGGTAGTAACGCCGCCGGAGCTTTTTATCATTATCTTGATGATGAGCAGGTGGAACTGATAGGTGTGGAAGCTGCCGGAAAGGGTGTAGATACAGAAGAAACTGCAGCGACCTTAACCGTTGGAACTCCCGGAGTTTTACATTCGAGCAGAACTGTGTTAATGCAAAATGATGACGGACAGATTACCGAACCATATTCCATTTCGGCAGGATTGGATTACCCGGGAATCGGCCCTTTACATGCACACCTTTTTAAAACCGGCCGAGCTAAGTTTTTAGCTGCCACCGACGAAGAAGTTTTAAAGGCAGTGTTATTGCTAACACAAAAAGAAGGTATTATTCCTGCACTGGAATCGGCACACGCACTGGCTGCACTGGAGAAAATAAAAATGAATCCTGACGATGTGAATGTGATTAACCTTTCGGGTAGCGGAAACAAGGATATGGAAACTTACCTGAATTATTTTGGATATTAA
- the trpC gene encoding indole-3-glycerol phosphate synthase TrpC: MNILDKIVATKKQEVAAQKKVVSIEQLEKYPAFTRKCNSLKENLLKEGTSGIIAEFKQKSPSKGEINFSAKVEEVTKAYNAAGASCLSVLTDFEYFGGTLANLAKAREANPDIPILRKDFMIDTYQIVEAKAFGADVILLIAACLSKEKALELAQKAKELGLDVLMEIHNADELEIVNDYVDVVGVNNRNLKTFEVSVETSVELSKLIPAKFVKISESGLTGAAEIKYLKENGFKGFLIGETFMKTDDPGAACKKLIEEL; this comes from the coding sequence ATGAATATTCTTGATAAAATAGTAGCAACAAAAAAGCAAGAAGTAGCTGCACAGAAAAAAGTAGTTAGCATTGAACAACTGGAAAAGTACCCGGCTTTTACGCGAAAATGTAATTCGTTAAAAGAAAACCTGCTGAAAGAAGGGACTTCAGGAATTATTGCAGAATTTAAGCAAAAGTCGCCTTCAAAAGGTGAGATCAATTTCTCGGCAAAAGTGGAAGAAGTTACCAAAGCTTATAACGCTGCCGGAGCTTCGTGCCTTTCTGTCCTAACCGATTTTGAATACTTTGGCGGCACACTGGCCAACCTGGCGAAAGCGCGTGAAGCCAATCCTGACATTCCGATTTTGCGTAAAGATTTTATGATCGACACCTATCAGATTGTGGAAGCAAAAGCTTTTGGTGCCGATGTTATTCTGTTGATTGCAGCGTGTCTCTCAAAAGAAAAAGCGCTGGAACTGGCACAAAAAGCCAAAGAACTGGGACTGGATGTGTTAATGGAAATCCACAACGCCGATGAGTTGGAGATCGTTAACGATTATGTTGATGTTGTAGGTGTAAACAACCGTAATCTTAAAACTTTTGAGGTGAGTGTTGAAACTTCAGTGGAACTTTCGAAACTTATTCCGGCCAAATTTGTAAAAATATCGGAAAGTGGTTTGACAGGAGCTGCCGAGATCAAATACCTGAAAGAAAATGGTTTTAAGGGCTTTCTAATTGGAGAAACCTTTATGAAAACAGATGATCCGGGTGCAGCTTGTAAAAAACTGATTGAGGAATTATAA
- the trpA gene encoding tryptophan synthase subunit alpha yields MNNRINQLFERKKENILSVYFTAGFPNLNDTVEIIQQLEKNGVDLIEIGMPFSDPTADGPTIQRTSEIALKNGMSLKVLFEQLKTIRESVSIPLVLMGYLNPVYQYGVEKFCQKCNEIGIDGTILPDLPLDEFEAEYKTIFEQNNLHNILLITPQTSEARIRQIDDASEGFIYMVSSSSTTGAGKKVEDFHADYFERIQAMNLKNPRLIGFGISDNATFTNACKYASGAIIGSAFVSSFSKEVAIEDSVKQFVKNMLNTD; encoded by the coding sequence ATGAACAACAGAATCAATCAACTTTTCGAAAGAAAAAAAGAAAACATACTCTCGGTGTATTTTACTGCCGGGTTCCCCAACCTGAACGATACCGTTGAAATTATTCAACAGCTGGAAAAAAATGGCGTCGACCTCATCGAAATCGGCATGCCCTTTTCCGATCCAACAGCCGACGGTCCAACGATTCAGCGCACCAGCGAAATTGCCTTAAAAAATGGCATGTCACTCAAAGTACTTTTCGAGCAATTAAAAACCATTCGCGAATCGGTTTCTATCCCGCTGGTTTTAATGGGCTACCTGAATCCGGTGTATCAATACGGCGTAGAGAAGTTTTGCCAAAAATGCAACGAGATTGGAATTGACGGCACTATCCTGCCCGACCTTCCGCTTGATGAATTTGAAGCAGAATACAAAACAATTTTCGAGCAAAACAACCTGCATAATATTTTGCTGATCACGCCACAAACTTCGGAAGCACGCATCCGCCAGATTGATGATGCCAGCGAAGGATTTATTTACATGGTGTCATCGTCGTCAACAACCGGGGCCGGCAAAAAAGTGGAAGATTTCCATGCCGACTATTTTGAGCGCATTCAGGCCATGAACCTTAAAAATCCTCGCCTCATCGGATTTGGAATATCAGACAATGCCACGTTTACCAACGCCTGTAAATATGCCAGTGGTGCTATTATAGGCAGTGCATTTGTTAGTTCGTTTAGTAAGGAGGTGGCGATTGAAGATTCGGTAAAACAATTTGTAAAAAACATGCTCAATACTGACTAA
- the trpD gene encoding anthranilate phosphoribosyltransferase — protein MKETLQYLFEGNTLTREEAKAALTGVGKGLYSEAEFAAFLTVFKMRPLQSEELGGFRDAMVELSTKVDLSEYNAIDVVGTGGDGKNTFNISTLSCFVIAGAGVNVTKHGNYAATSTSGSSNVLEFLGYEFSNDIDKLKSDLKKGGFCFLHAPLFHPAMKHIAPVRRALKVPTFFNILGPMINPSEPKFQVLGVNNSVNFEHYKNVYKTMDVNFAIVNSVDGYDEISLTADTHFATQSEDKLVSPSEFGLPQIAPEKLFSGESVEDAAKIFIDVLKGKGTTEQTNVVLANAAVGLQIVFSDKTLIECVEIARESLQSGNALKKLEAVTNKSF, from the coding sequence ATGAAAGAAACATTACAATACCTTTTTGAAGGAAACACCCTCACCCGCGAAGAAGCTAAAGCGGCCTTAACAGGCGTTGGAAAAGGCCTTTATTCTGAAGCTGAATTTGCCGCATTTCTAACCGTTTTTAAAATGCGACCGTTACAGTCGGAAGAATTGGGTGGTTTTCGCGATGCCATGGTGGAACTCAGCACAAAAGTCGATCTTTCGGAATACAACGCAATCGATGTGGTTGGTACCGGCGGCGATGGTAAAAACACATTTAACATCTCTACGCTTTCGTGCTTTGTAATTGCCGGAGCGGGCGTGAATGTAACGAAACACGGAAACTACGCAGCAACTTCAACCAGCGGTTCATCAAACGTTTTGGAATTTCTGGGATACGAGTTCAGCAACGACATCGACAAATTAAAAAGCGACCTTAAAAAAGGTGGATTTTGCTTTCTGCATGCTCCGTTATTCCATCCGGCAATGAAACATATTGCTCCGGTTCGCAGGGCATTAAAAGTGCCAACCTTTTTTAATATTCTTGGGCCGATGATCAATCCATCGGAACCAAAATTTCAAGTACTTGGTGTTAACAACAGCGTAAATTTTGAACACTACAAGAATGTGTATAAAACGATGGATGTTAACTTTGCCATTGTGAACAGTGTTGACGGTTACGACGAGATTTCGCTGACAGCCGATACGCACTTTGCCACACAATCGGAGGATAAACTGGTGTCCCCATCAGAATTTGGCTTACCACAAATTGCACCCGAAAAACTTTTTAGTGGCGAGTCGGTGGAAGATGCCGCCAAAATCTTTATTGATGTGTTGAAAGGCAAAGGTACAACAGAGCAAACCAACGTTGTTCTTGCCAACGCTGCCGTTGGTCTGCAAATTGTTTTCTCTGATAAAACATTAATTGAATGTGTTGAGATAGCGCGCGAATCTTTGCAAAGCGGAAACGCGTTGAAAAAGTTGGAAGCAGTAACTAACAAGTCCTTTTAA